In one window of Phalacrocorax aristotelis chromosome W, bGulAri2.1, whole genome shotgun sequence DNA:
- the LOC142049686 gene encoding la-related protein 6-like: MSSGSSGVASGLASQPSCSTPQLEQRSSFPARHLLPPQSRSLALIREEDFLNSFNGSFSDESDVCGADLLDCSSSAPDPQLVRRIVSQVEFYFSDENLSKDAFLLKQVQNNKMGFVSIKLLTSFKEMKYLTRDWRLTLYALQFSELLEVNKEGTKVRRRVPLSESLRSFSPSKLLLAWELLPIQNNFMETIVSMFSPFGAIVSIRILQPGRKLPSDVRKYTSLFPELLRKRCALVEYDRLGSARRAFEHLGCQSHQCGESIRVVWLCWKVSKKEPQNRREVAKKLGHQWDWKVQAAATTFPDGIGGSLLYRSPESGNAPVSPSLLLNTEPSAPTCPCSTFQPRDFSNTFTRSLLTRKVFPPLGMGLGTGGCHGFCSNTEWPHGCGWGSGVDTWAPRGSRPALHATPPPRNSLAGNRVPEPLGLQGGVLRLPNGPDGTKGFSSSMGRGKLTLQH; this comes from the exons ATGTCATCAGGTAGTTCCGGGGTGGCCTCAGGGCTcgcttcccagcccagctgcagcacccctcaGCTGGAACAAAGGAGTTCCTTCCCGGCGCGGCATCTCCTTCCACCGCAGAGCCGCTCGCTCGCCCTGATCAGAGAGGAGGACTTCTTAAATAGCTTCAATGG gagcttCTCTGATGAAAGCGATGTCTGTGGGGCTGATCTGTTGGACTGCAGCTCCTCCGCCCCCGACCCGCAGCTGGTCCGGAGAATTGTGTCCCAGGTGGAGTTCTACTTTTCTGATGAGAACCTGTCCAAggatgctttccttctgaaacaagTCCAAAACAACAAGATGGGCTTCGTCAGCATCAAACTGCTGACGTCCTTCAAGGAG ATGAAATACCTGACGCGTGACTGGCGGCTCACACTCTACGCCCTGCAGTTCTCGGAGCTGCTGGAAGTGAACAAGGAGGGCACCAAAGTGAGGCGGCGGGTCCCCCTTTCCGAGTCCCTGCGGAGCTTCTCCcccagcaaactgctgctggcctgggagctgctgccgaTCCAGAATAACTTCATGGAGACCATCGTGAGTATGTTCAGCCCCTTTGGTGCCATTGTATCCATCCGCATCCTGCAGCCGGGCCGCAAGCTGCCCTCGGATGTGCGGAAATACACGTCGCTCTTCCCCGAGCTGCTGAGAAAGCGCTGTGCCCTGGTGGAGTACGATAGGCTGGGGAGCGCCCGCAGGGCCTTTGAGCACCTCGGCTGCCAAAGCCACCAGTGCGGTGAGAGCATCAGggtggtctggctctgctggaaggtCTCCAAGAAGGAACCTCAGAACAGGAGGGAGGTGGCGAAGAAGCTGGGCCACCAGTGGGATTGGAAGGTGCAGGCGGCGGCCACGACCTTCCCCGATGGCATTGGGGGCTCCCTGCTCTACCGCTCTCCGGAGTCAGGCAATGCTCCAGTGTCACCGTCCCTGCTCCTGAACACGGAACCCtcagcacccacctgcccatGCAGCACCTTCCAGCCCAGGGACTTTAGCAACACCTTTACAAGATCGCTCCTCACCAGGAAAGTCTTCCCCCCACTCGGGATGGGCTTGGGCACCGGTGGCTGCCACGGCTTCTGCTCCAACACGGAGTGGCCCCACGGCtgcggctgggggagcggggtggaTACATGGGCACCCAGGGGCAGCAGGCCTGCTCTGCATGCCACACCTCCTCCCAGAAATTCCCTGGCAGGAAATCGGGTGCCTGAGCCCCTTGGCCTGCAGGGTGGGGTGCTTCGCCTGCCCAATGGCCCTGATGGCACCaagggcttcagcagcagcatggggagaggaaagctcACCCTCCAGCACTGA
- the PRR22 gene encoding proline-rich protein 22, protein MAEPQLPLPPSGARGPPAPRLLQAFVLPKTTSSPGSANLCPLPGQEQPFPTAWAPLLAVAPHAPQAPPAGLQRAPCGCYFDPRVFHVEWTSTTLPPPPTTALAHSAASLLGAALWGAGVCGTLPPPAWAAPRTPQGQRQHFTASNHQGRAVAPAPPLLPPSSPGYEHIQDQFARINISSGDTPAGAPLGSNIAPGTHWPTRPSPAPQNQPLGDTAADLTLPEEVPLHEALRLFGCSLDEPGISQEGASSSPTPGNPSATSTGIPPCDFTALSLPKELLSPNYSVPESAEAVLSLEGFSTVGLELLELWGDVGMELPGPQPAMSGLRGKKRGKSPLPKAPRKRRALAGSRGWQAGIRGRGGGY, encoded by the exons ATGGCGGAGCCACAACTGCCGCTTCCACCAAGTGGCGCCCGcggccccccagcaccccggcTCCTCCAGGCATTTGTGCTCCCAAAAACCACCTCCTCGCCAG GCTCAGCCAACCTGTGCCCACTGcccgggcaggagcagcccttcCCCACAGCCTGGGCACCCCTACTGGCAGTGGCACCCCACGCCCCACAGGCACCACCAGCAG GGCTGCAGAGGGCTCCATGCGGCTGCTACTTTGACCCCCGGGTTTTCCACGTCGAGTGGACAAGCACCACCCTGCCTCCACCACCCACCACCGCGCTCGCCCacagtgctgcttctctgctgggtgctgcccTCTGGGGTGCCGGGGTCTGCGGGACACTCCCCCCCCCGGCCTGGGCAGCCCCACGCACCCCCCAGGGCCAACGGCAGCACTTCACAGCCTCCAACCATCAGGGCAGAGCGgtggccccagcccctccactGCTGCCCCCATCCAGCCCTGGCTACGAGCACATCCAGGACCAGTTTGCACGGATCAACATCTCCAGCGGAGACACCCCCGCGGGGGCACCCCTGGGCAGCAACATCGCCCCGGGCACCCACTGGCCCACCAGACCCTCTCCTGCCCCCCAAAACCAACCTCTAGGGGACACAGCAGCTGACCTCACGCTGCCTGAGGAGGTGCCCCTGCACGAGGCCCTGAGGCTCTTTGGCTGCTCCCTGGATGAGCCGGGGATCAGCCAGGagggtgccagcagcagccccacgcCTGGGAACCCAAGTGCCACCAGCACAGGCATCCCGCCCTGCGACTTCACTGCGCTCTCTCTGCCCAAGGAGCTGCTCAGCCCCAACTACAGCGTCCCCGAGAGCGCTGAGGCCGTCCTGAGCCTGGAGGGATTCAGCACcgtggggctggagctgctggagctgtgggGGGATGTGGGGATGGAGCTGCCAGGGCCCCAGCCTGCCATGTCAGGGTTGAGGGGCAAGAAGCGGGGGAAGAGCCCCTTGCCAAAGGCCCCCAGGAAGCGCAGGgctctggcaggcagcagggggTGGCAGGCGGGTATtagagggaggggaggggggtaTTAG